The following are encoded in a window of Bradyrhizobium guangdongense genomic DNA:
- a CDS encoding alpha/beta fold hydrolase, whose translation MQRRTVLKGFGLTATAAIVTTPAFAQGAGGAATAPPSSSPWPSPQPATGSQLGHCRIGNGPAVCVVLHEWLGDHVNWEPVLPYLDPARYTFVFMDLRGYGWSRAMGGSYTLDEAVSDVLHTVDQLAITRFHLVGHSMSGLVAQKIALEAGSRLQSVTLFSPVPPSGFRADEAAMKALNAVIDEDEAAGRAITARTSSRYGAGWLRRKLAIAREASTVEAKRGYLTMFTSSVISGETHALAAPMHVVTGALDIPFYRGEPLRNSFALAYPGVTFEIIDDAGHYSMLETPVRVASIIEKRLAGAG comes from the coding sequence ATGCAACGCCGCACCGTTCTGAAGGGCTTTGGATTGACCGCCACTGCCGCCATCGTCACCACGCCGGCCTTCGCGCAGGGCGCGGGCGGCGCCGCGACCGCACCGCCATCGTCGTCTCCCTGGCCATCACCGCAGCCGGCAACAGGCAGCCAGCTTGGCCATTGCCGCATCGGCAACGGCCCCGCGGTCTGTGTGGTGTTGCACGAATGGCTGGGCGATCACGTCAACTGGGAGCCGGTGCTGCCTTATCTCGACCCTGCGCGCTATACCTTCGTGTTCATGGATCTCAGAGGGTACGGTTGGTCACGCGCCATGGGCGGAAGCTACACGCTCGATGAAGCCGTCTCGGACGTGCTGCACACCGTCGATCAGCTTGCCATTACCCGCTTCCATCTGGTTGGCCACTCGATGTCCGGCCTTGTGGCCCAGAAAATCGCGCTTGAGGCCGGAAGCCGGCTTCAGAGCGTGACGCTGTTCTCGCCGGTGCCGCCCAGCGGCTTCCGGGCCGACGAGGCCGCGATGAAGGCGCTCAACGCCGTCATCGACGAGGACGAGGCGGCCGGACGTGCGATCACGGCCCGCACATCCAGTCGCTACGGCGCCGGTTGGCTGCGCCGCAAGCTCGCGATTGCGCGCGAGGCCTCGACGGTCGAGGCCAAGCGCGGTTATCTCACCATGTTCACGTCCTCCGTCATATCAGGCGAGACGCATGCGCTGGCTGCGCCGATGCATGTGGTGACCGGCGCCCTGGACATTCCGTTCTATCGCGGCGAGCCGCTGCGGAATTCCTTCGCGCTCGCCTATCCCGGCGTGACATTCGAGATCATCGACGATGCCGGCCATTATTCCATGTTGGAAACCCCGGTCCGGGTCGCCAGTATCATCGAGAAGCGGTTGGCGGGTGCGGGCTGA
- the serA gene encoding phosphoglycerate dehydrogenase: MSAPGQNPERSAKALLLEGVNDSAVDLFKGAGFTNVERLTKALDGEALRQALKGVSLLGIRSRTQITDEVLGAADGLLAVGCFSVGTNQVDLLAARKRGIPVFNAPFSNTRSVAELVIGEIVMLLRQIFPRSVSAHEGGWDKSAAGSREVRGRTLGIIGYGNIGSQLSTLAEAMGMRVIYYDRTDKLRHGNTEPVEKLEELLAQSDVVSLHVPETPETSGMIGEKELRAMKPGAFLINNSRGTVVDLDALAGALRDGHLAGAAVDVFPVEPSSNSERFKSPMQGLRNVILTPHIGGSTEEAQERIGGEVARKLVDYFITGSTMGAVNFPEVQLHLRPSGARFSHVHRNVPGMLRRLNEVFLQRDINIAAQYLETAGDLGYVVLDADLGGQDSGALLAQIRALEGTIGARLVFEH; encoded by the coding sequence ATGTCAGCCCCAGGCCAAAACCCTGAGCGGAGCGCGAAGGCGCTGCTGCTTGAAGGTGTCAACGACAGCGCCGTGGATCTGTTCAAGGGCGCAGGCTTCACCAATGTCGAGCGCCTGACCAAGGCGCTGGACGGCGAGGCGCTGCGCCAGGCGCTCAAGGGCGTCTCGCTGCTCGGCATCCGTTCGCGCACCCAGATCACCGACGAGGTGCTCGGGGCCGCCGACGGGCTGCTCGCGGTCGGTTGCTTCAGCGTCGGCACCAACCAGGTCGATCTCCTGGCGGCGCGCAAGCGCGGCATTCCCGTGTTCAACGCGCCGTTCTCCAACACCCGCAGCGTTGCCGAGCTCGTGATCGGCGAGATCGTGATGCTGCTGCGGCAGATCTTCCCGCGGTCGGTGTCGGCCCATGAGGGCGGCTGGGACAAGTCCGCGGCCGGCAGCCGCGAGGTGCGCGGCCGCACCCTCGGCATCATCGGCTATGGCAATATCGGTTCGCAGCTCTCGACGCTGGCCGAAGCCATGGGCATGCGGGTGATCTATTACGACCGCACCGACAAGCTCCGCCACGGCAACACCGAGCCGGTCGAGAAGCTGGAAGAGCTGCTGGCGCAGAGCGACGTCGTCAGTCTGCACGTGCCCGAGACGCCGGAGACATCAGGCATGATCGGCGAGAAGGAGCTGCGCGCGATGAAGCCGGGCGCGTTCCTGATCAACAACAGCCGGGGTACCGTCGTCGACCTCGACGCGCTTGCGGGCGCCTTGCGCGACGGTCATCTCGCCGGCGCCGCCGTCGATGTGTTTCCGGTCGAGCCGTCGTCGAATTCGGAACGCTTCAAGAGCCCGATGCAGGGTCTCCGCAATGTCATCCTCACCCCGCATATCGGCGGCTCGACGGAAGAGGCGCAGGAGCGGATCGGGGGCGAGGTGGCGCGCAAGCTGGTCGACTATTTCATCACGGGCTCGACCATGGGCGCGGTGAATTTCCCCGAGGTGCAGCTGCATTTGCGCCCCTCCGGCGCGCGCTTCAGCCATGTCCATCGCAACGTGCCCGGCATGCTGCGCCGGCTCAACGAGGTCTTCCTCCAGCGCGACATCAACATCGCCGCCCAATATCTAGAGACCGCGGGCGACCTCGGTTACGTCGTGCTCGACGCCGATCTCGGCGGCCAGGATTCAGGCGCGCTGCTGGCGCAGATCCGCGCCCTGGAAGGAACGATCGGCGCCCGGCTGGTGTTCGAGCACTAG
- a CDS encoding rhodanese-like domain-containing protein gives MAIPSVTPADIRRALLLREEIALLDLRHEAAFATGHPLFAANMAVDRIAIEAEVRLPRKDVPVVLYDDGEGLVGAGAERLASLSYTNVRALDGGLSAWRGAGYEVFEDVNSYSKAFGELVEARRHTPSLSADEVAKLIADKANIAILDVRRFDEYATMNIPGSVSVPGAELVLRAGQAAPDPDTTIIVNCAGRTRSIIGTQSLINAGVPNKVRALRNGTIGWTLARHTLSHGADRRGAIGSFEGGPANARDVAYRAGVRHVGANEMSALVAATDRTLYRFDVRDAEEYAAGHLPGFRHYPGGQLVQETDMAAPVRGARILLTDDKGVRADMTASWLAQMGWEVYVLEGGYDRTLEVGPPLVLPKPDPAHRYHRPYEGTGIAEGAMQAYLDWEYGLVDQLRRDGTHGFYVI, from the coding sequence ATGGCTATTCCCAGCGTAACTCCGGCCGATATCCGCCGCGCGTTGCTCCTGCGCGAGGAAATCGCGCTGCTCGATCTCAGGCATGAGGCGGCCTTCGCCACCGGCCATCCGCTGTTTGCGGCCAATATGGCCGTGGACCGGATCGCGATCGAAGCCGAGGTCCGGCTGCCGCGCAAGGATGTGCCGGTCGTGCTCTATGATGACGGCGAGGGACTGGTCGGAGCAGGCGCCGAACGCCTCGCAAGCCTTTCCTACACGAATGTCCGCGCGCTCGATGGCGGGCTGAGCGCCTGGCGCGGGGCGGGCTATGAGGTGTTCGAGGACGTCAACTCCTACTCGAAGGCGTTCGGCGAACTGGTCGAGGCGCGCCGGCATACACCCTCGCTCAGTGCCGACGAGGTGGCCAAACTGATCGCGGACAAGGCCAACATCGCCATCCTCGACGTTCGCCGCTTCGATGAATATGCGACCATGAACATTCCGGGCTCGGTCAGCGTGCCCGGAGCTGAACTGGTGCTGCGGGCCGGCCAGGCCGCGCCCGATCCCGACACCACGATCATCGTCAATTGTGCCGGCCGCACCCGCTCGATCATCGGCACCCAGTCGCTCATCAACGCAGGCGTGCCCAACAAGGTGCGGGCCTTGCGCAACGGCACGATCGGCTGGACGCTGGCGCGGCACACGCTGAGCCATGGTGCCGACCGGCGCGGCGCGATCGGGTCGTTCGAAGGCGGTCCGGCCAATGCCCGCGATGTCGCCTATCGCGCCGGCGTCCGCCATGTCGGCGCAAACGAGATGTCGGCGCTGGTCGCTGCGACCGATCGCACGCTCTATCGCTTCGACGTGCGCGATGCCGAGGAATATGCCGCCGGACATCTCCCCGGCTTCCGCCACTATCCCGGCGGTCAGCTCGTGCAGGAGACCGATATGGCTGCGCCGGTCCGCGGGGCGCGCATCCTCCTGACCGACGACAAGGGCGTGCGCGCCGACATGACGGCCTCCTGGCTCGCGCAGATGGGCTGGGAAGTCTATGTGCTCGAAGGTGGCTATGACCGCACGCTCGAGGTCGGCCCGCCGCTGGTGTTGCCGAAGCCCGACCCCGCGCATCGCTACCACCGTCCCTACGAGGGAACCGGCATCGCAGAGGGCGCGATGCAAGCCTATCTCGACTGGGAATACGGCCTGGTCGACCAGCTCCGCCGGGACGGCACGCATGGGTTCTACGTGATCTGA
- a CDS encoding TonB-dependent siderophore receptor, with the protein MRASADGPRVSGHRNRAAKSGASLLLGAAVLVAEYPTGSTIAQAQTALPPVNVDAPTQRPKASRASGQSQRRTQAAARRNQAIVPPSAQTLSERAAAEAAAQQSAKLGYRAMPSATTLRSGASPLDTSQSVNVVPAQVLKDQLPRNIDDALVNISGITQTNTLAGTQDAVIRRGFGDNRDGSIMRNGMPLVQGRSLNAAVDSVEVLKGPASLLYGIMDPGGIVNTISKRPELYQHGSISLLGSAYANDRNGADGTVDVTGPIGNGGLAYRFIGYGVSEDYWRNFGRHREMLVNPSLAWYGETTTVQLTYEHREFIYPFDRGTALANGAPLAIPKTRRLDEPFNNMWGTSDLVQGSVEQKLSEDWKVTAAYSYNTETYSANQLRITGVNAKTGIETRSNDGTQNSLSNASYGTSYMQGDVWVGGFRNEILFGGEALYRTIDRRDLIRQATPSFNVYNPVYGLIAPGTTVSPVDSEQTDKLGTRGFFAQDTFHVTNWLSVIGGVRWMQYEQLAGKGRPVFVTNTNLSGDKVLPLGGIIVKLSEELSYYVSYTQSLKPTSTIAAFTSGFVVDSTIAPEEGTQWETGLKFDVNKRLSGTFAVYDIRKKNVLVLDDIGGGRSTGRASGAARSRGVELDVTGRLTDQWSMIGSYGYTDARLIDDPQVGNAKLLNAAMNTASLYLVYDFGDRLPGRLRLGGGAHYVGDRPGDTANTFFLPAYTVADIFATYDTKLDQVPVTYQFNVKNLFDKVYYTSTTGSALNVAMGDGRRISLSATVKF; encoded by the coding sequence GTGCGTGCCTCTGCGGATGGCCCTCGCGTCAGCGGCCATCGAAATCGCGCCGCCAAGAGCGGTGCAAGTCTTCTCCTCGGCGCGGCCGTGCTGGTGGCCGAATATCCCACCGGCAGCACGATCGCGCAGGCGCAAACGGCGCTGCCGCCGGTGAACGTGGATGCGCCGACGCAGCGACCGAAGGCGTCGCGCGCTTCGGGGCAATCGCAACGACGCACACAGGCAGCCGCGCGTCGCAATCAAGCCATCGTTCCGCCCTCAGCGCAGACTTTGTCCGAGCGTGCAGCGGCAGAGGCCGCCGCGCAGCAGTCCGCAAAGCTCGGCTATCGTGCCATGCCGAGCGCAACCACCCTGCGTTCGGGCGCTTCGCCGCTCGACACATCACAGTCTGTCAACGTCGTGCCTGCACAGGTCCTCAAGGACCAGCTGCCGCGCAACATCGACGATGCCTTGGTCAACATCAGCGGCATCACTCAGACCAACACACTCGCGGGCACCCAGGACGCGGTGATCCGACGCGGCTTTGGTGACAATCGCGACGGCTCGATCATGCGCAACGGCATGCCGCTGGTGCAGGGGCGCAGCCTCAATGCTGCAGTCGACAGCGTCGAGGTGCTGAAGGGGCCGGCCTCGCTCCTGTACGGAATTATGGATCCCGGCGGCATCGTCAACACCATCAGCAAGCGCCCGGAGCTCTATCAGCACGGCTCGATTTCGCTGCTCGGCTCGGCCTACGCCAACGATCGCAACGGCGCCGACGGCACCGTCGATGTCACCGGCCCGATCGGGAATGGCGGCCTTGCCTATCGGTTCATTGGTTACGGCGTCAGCGAGGATTACTGGCGCAATTTCGGTCGCCATCGGGAAATGCTCGTAAACCCGTCACTCGCCTGGTACGGCGAGACGACGACGGTCCAGCTCACCTATGAGCATCGCGAATTCATCTATCCCTTCGACCGCGGCACGGCCCTCGCCAACGGCGCGCCGCTGGCAATCCCGAAGACGCGCCGGCTCGATGAACCCTTCAACAACATGTGGGGCACGTCGGATCTGGTGCAGGGCTCGGTCGAGCAGAAGCTGAGCGAAGATTGGAAAGTCACTGCGGCGTACAGCTACAACACCGAGACTTACAGCGCCAACCAGCTTCGCATCACCGGCGTCAATGCGAAGACGGGCATTGAGACCCGCAGCAACGACGGTACCCAGAACTCGCTCAGCAACGCAAGCTACGGCACCTCCTACATGCAAGGCGACGTCTGGGTCGGCGGCTTCCGCAACGAGATCTTGTTCGGCGGCGAGGCGTTGTATCGCACGATCGATCGCCGCGACTTGATCCGCCAGGCGACTCCGAGCTTCAATGTCTACAATCCGGTCTATGGGCTGATCGCGCCGGGCACGACCGTTTCGCCTGTCGACAGCGAGCAGACCGACAAGCTCGGCACCCGCGGCTTCTTCGCCCAGGACACGTTCCATGTGACCAACTGGCTGTCCGTGATCGGCGGCGTGCGCTGGATGCAATATGAGCAGCTCGCCGGAAAGGGCCGACCTGTCTTCGTCACCAACACCAACCTGTCGGGCGACAAGGTGCTGCCGCTCGGTGGGATCATCGTCAAGCTGAGCGAAGAGCTCTCCTATTACGTGAGCTATACGCAATCGCTGAAGCCGACTTCGACGATCGCGGCATTCACCAGCGGCTTCGTCGTCGATTCTACCATCGCGCCTGAAGAGGGCACGCAGTGGGAGACCGGGCTGAAGTTCGATGTCAACAAGCGGTTGTCGGGTACGTTTGCGGTCTACGACATCAGAAAGAAGAACGTGCTGGTGCTGGATGACATTGGCGGTGGCAGGTCGACCGGGCGGGCCTCGGGCGCAGCCCGATCGCGCGGTGTCGAACTGGACGTCACCGGCAGGCTCACGGATCAATGGAGCATGATCGGCAGCTACGGCTATACCGACGCGCGCCTGATCGACGATCCCCAAGTCGGCAACGCAAAGTTATTGAACGCCGCGATGAACACCGCGTCGCTTTATCTCGTCTACGACTTCGGCGACCGGTTGCCCGGACGCCTGCGGCTCGGTGGCGGCGCCCACTATGTCGGCGACCGGCCGGGCGACACCGCCAACACGTTCTTCCTCCCAGCGTACACGGTTGCCGACATCTTTGCGACCTACGACACCAAGCTCGACCAGGTACCCGTGACATATCAGTTCAACGTCAAAAACCTGTTCGACAAGGTCTACTACACCTCCACCACCGGCAGCGCCCTGAACGTCGCGATGGGCGACGGCCGGCGCATTTCGCTGTCGGCAACGGTGAAGTTCTAG
- a CDS encoding LysR family transcriptional regulator, whose translation MPTTLDIDTLRALLAIVALKSFSRAAEQLGRSQSAISLQIARLEAVVGHPLLERIRGRVLGPTAKGAELVTHAREMIALNDRTIAAMRWPPEERVRLGMPADFLERDFASAFDEVRSRFPKARLSVRTDVSARLAEDVSHGRLDLAFYKRAPTNEVRAAIAFEPMAWFGKTTASGRSVDAVPLVAFADGCAYRGEALRSLDLAGRAWGIACEARSLSGLVGAVKAGLGYAALPTRLGERKSLRRANDLAGLPQLNAVELALGIAEGCNLPFARAIGGIIAERCALA comes from the coding sequence ATGCCGACAACCCTCGATATCGATACGCTTCGCGCGCTGCTCGCCATTGTCGCGCTGAAGAGCTTTTCGCGCGCGGCCGAGCAGCTGGGACGATCGCAATCCGCGATCAGCCTTCAGATCGCCCGGCTCGAAGCCGTGGTCGGCCATCCCCTGCTGGAGCGGATTCGAGGCCGAGTGCTCGGACCGACCGCCAAGGGCGCGGAGCTCGTTACCCATGCGCGAGAGATGATCGCGCTCAACGACCGCACCATCGCAGCGATGCGCTGGCCGCCAGAAGAGCGGGTTCGGCTCGGCATGCCGGCCGACTTTCTCGAGCGCGATTTCGCCTCGGCCTTCGACGAAGTCCGCTCGCGCTTCCCCAAGGCACGGCTGTCGGTGCGCACAGACGTGTCGGCACGGCTCGCCGAGGACGTCAGCCATGGCCGGCTCGACCTTGCCTTCTACAAGCGGGCCCCCACAAACGAGGTCCGCGCCGCGATCGCGTTCGAACCGATGGCATGGTTCGGCAAGACGACGGCATCCGGCCGATCCGTCGATGCCGTTCCGCTGGTGGCCTTCGCGGACGGCTGTGCCTATCGCGGCGAGGCGTTGCGCAGCCTGGATCTGGCCGGACGAGCGTGGGGCATCGCCTGCGAAGCGCGCAGCCTTTCGGGCCTGGTCGGCGCCGTCAAGGCCGGCCTCGGCTACGCGGCGCTGCCGACCAGACTTGGCGAGCGCAAATCGCTGCGGCGCGCGAACGATCTAGCGGGCCTGCCGCAGCTCAACGCGGTCGAGCTAGCTCTTGGTATTGCCGAGGGATGCAACCTGCCGTTCGCCCGCGCCATCGGCGGCATTATCGCCGAACGCTGCGCGCTGGCGTGA
- a CDS encoding PepSY-associated TM helix domain-containing protein codes for MRKLGLAIKAALLQVHSIAGLVLALLLSLIALTGAIMSFEDEIVDHLNAGIMQVVPRTPPPLLPDELVSRLKAVPDAGEVAAITLSSDPAAAVHIRFARDEQGTRPSSLYVDPYDGTVLGVPRGEDFFATVRRLHRWLLVPGDGRGWGRQITGVAALGLIAMLISGLVLRWPRRPSSVKMWLKPNLGLSGRGLHRSLHAVIGTWVLPVYLVMSLTGLWYSFDWYKDGVVWLLSRPHVAAAKRPPHPSGRAEPTQRVGFDRAWSTLRREQSAGFARAQLMLPAGPGTVMRIRSWPKDSTLESARDEFRIDAATGQLISAERYADKTLGEKTIAGVFDIHRGAILGWPGRLGFMISAALMPLFAITGVLLYLSRRKLRLSRQRAAFGDNAADGAGERQVASLGNTKS; via the coding sequence ATGCGTAAGCTCGGGCTCGCAATCAAGGCTGCACTGCTCCAGGTCCATTCCATCGCCGGCCTCGTGCTTGCTCTGTTGCTCTCTTTGATCGCATTGACCGGCGCGATCATGAGCTTCGAGGACGAGATCGTCGATCACTTGAATGCCGGCATCATGCAGGTCGTGCCACGGACGCCGCCGCCACTGCTGCCGGACGAGCTGGTATCGCGCCTGAAGGCCGTGCCCGATGCCGGCGAGGTCGCGGCCATCACGCTGTCGAGCGATCCGGCTGCGGCCGTTCACATCCGCTTTGCCCGTGACGAGCAGGGTACGCGGCCGTCCTCGCTCTATGTCGATCCCTATGACGGGACCGTGCTTGGCGTGCCGCGCGGCGAGGACTTCTTCGCGACTGTGCGCAGGCTGCATCGCTGGCTGCTCGTTCCCGGCGATGGCAGGGGGTGGGGACGCCAGATCACCGGCGTTGCCGCGCTGGGCCTGATCGCGATGCTGATCTCAGGGCTCGTGCTGCGCTGGCCGCGTCGCCCAAGCAGCGTGAAGATGTGGCTGAAGCCAAATCTCGGGCTCAGCGGGCGCGGCTTGCATCGCTCGCTACACGCGGTCATCGGCACCTGGGTCCTGCCGGTCTATCTCGTGATGAGCCTCACCGGGCTCTGGTACTCCTTCGATTGGTATAAGGATGGTGTCGTCTGGCTACTGTCGCGTCCGCATGTGGCGGCGGCGAAGAGGCCGCCGCATCCATCCGGTCGTGCCGAGCCGACCCAACGGGTCGGGTTCGATCGTGCGTGGTCGACCCTCCGGCGCGAACAGAGTGCTGGCTTCGCCAGAGCCCAGCTGATGCTCCCGGCTGGACCGGGGACGGTCATGCGAATCCGGTCGTGGCCGAAAGACTCCACCCTCGAAAGCGCACGCGATGAATTCCGCATCGATGCCGCCACAGGCCAGCTGATCTCCGCCGAGCGCTATGCCGACAAGACGCTCGGTGAGAAGACGATTGCAGGCGTGTTCGATATCCACCGCGGCGCCATTCTCGGCTGGCCCGGCAGGCTTGGGTTCATGATCTCAGCGGCGCTGATGCCGCTGTTCGCGATCACCGGCGTGCTCCTGTACCTGTCGCGCCGCAAGCTGCGGCTCTCACGCCAGCGCGCAGCGTTCGGCGATAATGCCGCCGATGGCGCGGGCGAACGGCAGGTTGCATCCCTCGGCAATACCAAGAGCTAG